From the genome of Leptotrichia trevisanii DSM 22070:
TTGTATCATTTGCTATTTCTCTTCTGATTTTCCTTATTTTTTCATCTGTTTTGACTATTTTTTTATGTATTTCAATTTTCTCTTTCTCATTAGATTTCAATTTAAACATTTCATTTTCATATTCTAAATTCATATATTAACCTTGCTTTTTTCTCTATTTTTGACTTTTTTATTGCACCATAATATCTTCCATCAAATGTTCCTCTAACCTTAGATAAAGTCAAGACTTCGTCTTCTTTTATCTTGCCATTAAAAACAGGGGATATTTTTTGAAAAATTTCTCCATAATCCTCGTCATTTACATATATCCTGTTATTTTTTATCTCAACTCTGTCCTTATAGAATGCAGCAACAGGCTTTACCGATTTAAACGTTGTACCTTTTATGCTTGTCAAACCTTTATATTTATCATCCACCTCATAAACAACTAAATCCCCTTTTTTCAATACTCCATCAAATTTTTCCAGTTTATATATTCCTAATGGAATTGACGGTGTTACATTTATTACATAAATTTTTGA
Proteins encoded in this window:
- a CDS encoding S26 family signal peptidase, with translation MDIRTKKFNLIMLSVSIFLVITFTGLHLLSKIYVINVTPSIPLGIYKLEKFDGVLKKGDLVVYEVDDKYKGLTSIKGTTFKSVKPVAAFYKDRVEIKNNRIYVNDEDYGEIFQKISPVFNGKIKEDEVLTLSKVRGTFDGRYYGAIKKSKIEKKARLIYEFRI